TCTTCATCAACCACTCATCAAAACATTGAACATGTCCACGACAGCGAGAAGAGTAACCGGTTCGAATTTTACATACCAGAATCAGAGATTACAGAACCAATTTATGATGATAACGTTATGGAAAATGAatatcaagaagaagaaaatagttTGATGATAGTGGAGCCAGAAAAAGTGGTTATTGAagtagaagaagatgaagaaaaagaagagggaAATGCTCTTATGGAAAGTGAATCCcaaatagaagaaaatgaagaagtgAAGAGTTTGGTGATAGTGGAAGTGGAAGTGGAACAAGAAAGTGTGAATATTGAAGCagaagaagaagtagaagaagaggGAAATGATCTTAGGataattgatgaagatgaaacaGAAGAATTAAACAAGAAATGTGAGGATTTTATCAAAAAGATGAAAGCTACTTTCTGTTCGGATTCCTAAGTTAAGAATATGTGTTATCAAAAATCACTTGTGcttgtaaattaatttattagtataatcTTGTTATTAGTACAGCCTAACCTTAactttctcaaattttaggCACCTAGAATAAAATGTGCTTGTAGGAATAAAATGTTTATCTTATCTTTTCTACATGATTGCTTTTATAGCAGCAAGGAAGATAGCAGCGCGTAACAGAACATTCTAATTTGCTATGTACACAAAAGTTGGACCCATATATGTTACTTGAAATATATTGTAGTGGACTTGTTTTGTGAGGAAACACAATTTACTTACTCAAACTTTGATTCTTctaatataaaaagtaaaaactaagCCGGATCTCAGATTTATACCCCTctttataattactt
Above is a genomic segment from Medicago truncatula cultivar Jemalong A17 chromosome 5, MtrunA17r5.0-ANR, whole genome shotgun sequence containing:
- the LOC11419654 gene encoding uncharacterized protein codes for the protein MYSFKIFQAVYVLFFSVLCSLLSQSCKPFLVQFSSSYYTIDKSYMFLLCNIILAFIALYSSLINPSSSTTHQNIEHVHDSEKSNRFEFYIPESEITEPIYDDNVMENEYQEEENSLMIVEPEKVVIEVEEDEEKEEGNALMESESQIEENEEVKSLVIVEVEVEQESVNIEAEEEVEEEGNDLRIIDEDETEELNKKCEDFIKKMKATFCSDS